The segment cactgtaacacacccaaacacacctGGGATCACAGTGATGGTCTTCAGTGCTCGGAGAACTCTGAACGTcctcaacacagaaacatttcccAGATCTACGAACTCTGTGAGGtacctgcagcacacacacacacacatttccacatatataaatattactatgtatttttgtatattactgtgtattacagtatgtattactgtgtattgttgtgtattACCGTGTACTACggtgtgtattgtgttttactgtgtgtattattgtgtataactgtgtgtatcactgtgtgtattgtgtattattgtgtattacGCCATGCTGATGACCATGAAGTCCAGCCAGTTCCACGGGTCCTTAAGGAAGGTGAAGCTTCCCACACAGAATCCTCTGGAGACGACTTTCACTGCGGCTTCACACGTATAGATGAATGTAAACACGTATCTGTCCAACGAcagaaaacatcaaaaacatcaAAGACAAAAAACTTTTCTATGTTTCCTGAACTCCTGTCAGCGCCTCGACAGGCCAAATACATATTGAGCATCCTGAATATCATTTACTCTCAGCCGGAGCTGAAACAATAAAGTTAtctaactttatatttatttaatataactATAAAGTTAGATATTATTTTGATCACACCTCCGGCCCCTCCGTCTATTGTTCTGTATTAGTGTGCATTattgtgtataaagtgtgtaatattatgtgtataaaatgttcattagtGTGCAATAATGTGTATCATTTctcaatcttaaactgtactatcattaaaggcataaaaagcccaattttttttatttataattgttacaggtaatttagcagacgctcttatccagagcgacttacagagtactaactacagggacattctccctggagcaactcagagTTACCTTGTTCAGGCTAAATATCCTGTAATgtaactcacaaccatctggtgttgtatttggaagccgtaacactagaccatcaccacaattatataatattaagtgtgtatttgtgtgtattatgCATATAAAGTGTGTATTAGTGTGTAATAGGGTGTATTactgtgtataaagtgtgtattgtgtgttaaCTCACTCCACAGTCTTGCTCCATGCCGGAGGATCGCTCAACGTCATGAACGCACAGTTGGCCAGAATTGTCAACATGATAAACAAACTGAATAAAGTTTTTGGTTTTAAGGAAAAAAATAACATCATCAGCTGATCGTTCATTAATAACCTGCAGATCCAAGCTGGCCAATCATGGAGCAGTACAGTGTGACATCATAAAGGATATGAGTGGATGAGGATCCTGATTGCGGCGTTCCTCAGACGGCTGAACGGACTCAGCAGGTAACACGCCGGCTCAGCGTTAAACCTGTAGATGATGTTTCCTTTACCGAGCACGATGAAcgtctgcagagagacagacgggtcAAAGAGACATACAGGTCAGAGAGGCAGATgggtcagagagacagaggggtcAGAGAAACAGAcggtcagagagacagacgggtcagagagacagataggTCAGAGAGGCAGACAAGGTCAGAGACAGATGGGTCAGAGAGGCAGACAAGGTCAGAGACAGATGGgtcagagcagcagacaggtcagagagacagacgagttagagagacagacaggtcagtgtTGAACCTGTCGATGATGTTTCCTTTACCTAGCACGTTGAACGACAAATACGTCTGTAtgttcatttgaaataaatatgagTGCTGTGTGTGGAAATCTTAACGCAGTTtcttgtgttattatttatctAAAGTCCTTTGATAACCACGTTGTACTATGTTTAGCTGCCCAATCCGCTCTCTGATGCAACTGCAACCCACTTCCCCTTCATCACTTCTGACCTCACTTCTGACTTCTTCATCGCCTCTAAATCTGGGACCCACTTTGCAAATCATgatagaaaaaaatattttagaatTAGGACTCAATTGAGAAGACACTCCAATCTTAAGCAAGCATTTTTTCTTTCCATCACAAATACATTCAGCAttggtctttttttaaattatttttattttacttgtttattGATAACACATtttactacatactgtatgtaacaacAGTAATTTTTTGGAGAAACCTCGCCTGATTGGCTGTGACTGCAGCCTCAGATTTAGTCTCTGATGTGAAGCTGACAATAAATGATTGATTTGGTGATTGcttagagacacagagacctTCTGTGATTGGTAGAAGGGATCTAGCTCCTCCAAAGGGGTGTTGAGAAACTCGGGGGGCGGGTCTCCATAGATGAATGGGAGGGGCTTCCCGGCCTCCAGGTCACTGGCAGGTTTAGGAAGATCTTCCTCTGCTACCTGTCAATCAGAGAGAGGGACAGCTAATCAGAgagacagccaatcagagagagtgacagctaaccagagacagacagccaatcagaaagacatatatattatgtgtcCAGTGTAttgatgatattattattattttggaccTCAatgttcttctccttcctcctctgttgCTCCTTCTCCTCAACTTCCTGTCGTCGTTGGATTTCCTCTAGCGACTTGGGCCTGAAGCGTCTGAAGACCTCCGAACCAACAGGGGGCAGCAGCGGAGCCATCCTGCATCATACAGTGCCGCCGTCTCCGAGCAACCACCTCCTGCAGGAAGAGCATGAGTTACATTAACCTGATGCAGAGACAGGTTACCTGgcaacaaatcaacaaacacatgaagaaaacaaacaaacaacaaccaaTCCGAAGGGCTTTCCACTGATGAGCTAAATGAACCTCTGTGATTAGCTGCTGCACCTCCTGCATCATCACCCTGAGCACTTGCTTTGTTTCTATTGGCTGATAGAAACCTGGGCCGTATACTACAGAGTGATTTCAACATACCCAGGATATCTTAGTTATCTGGCTTCACTAACCCAGGATATCTTATAACTAAGCATTGTCCCCTCGGTGAGTGAACTCGGGGTTTCTCAGTCTGACTCTGAGCGCGGTCACATTAAAGGGGTTTGCAGCGTCTGACCAATCACAAACAGGGACAGGTGTCAACAGAacttcatattttacaaatgaagagaAAACTATAATATTAGACAAATAGGAAGAAGTTAAATACATATTCCAGAGCCAAATGTAGCAAGTACAGCTTGTAATTAAAATTcctgtctgtatatgtgtaaaTTAACCGGTTTATTATACCACTGCCCATCTAAGATAAGATCtgactataattacatttgtatattcTGTTAAATGAACGTGTTGTCTAGATGTATTCTTATGGGGAAATTATGACATGACACAgataagaaaatatgttttatatatatatatatatatatatacatactctctgggaaccatcaccttatcgtggtggagaggtttgtgtgtccctatgaacctgagagctgtgttgtctggagcctagtgctcctggtagggtctcccaaggcaaattggtctcaggtgaggggccagactaagaatggttcaaaaacgacttcatgaaagaaagggaaaggaaaggagagaccctgcctggagAAAGCCAGGCccggagggcccgacagcgagcgcctggtggccgggtttgccacggagcccggtcgggcacagcccgaagaagctacgtggtgcctcccatccatctaTCCTGTGGGCctaccactcatgggaaaaaccgctggggtcgggtgcgctgtcacacgggtggcagtgatggtcagggacctcgacggaccagacccgggcagcagaggctggctctggggacgtggaacgtcacctctctgtagg is part of the Cottoperca gobio unplaced genomic scaffold, fCotGob3.1 fCotGob3_377arrow_ctg1, whole genome shotgun sequence genome and harbors:
- the LOC115005830 gene encoding sodium channel protein type 4 subunit alpha B-like, whose amino-acid sequence is MAPLLPPVGSEVFRRFRPKSLEEIQRRQEVEEKEQQRRKEKNIEVAEEDLPKPASDLEAGKPLPFIYGDPPPEFLNTPLEELDPFYQSQKTFIVLGKGNIIYRFNAEPACYLLSPFSRLRNAAIRILIHSLFSLFIMLTILANCAFMTLSDPPAWSKTVEYVFTFIYTCEAAVKVVSRGFCVGSFTFLKDPWNWLDFMVISMAYLTEFVDLGNVSVLRTFRVLRALKTITVIPGLKTIVGALIQSVKKLADVMILTVFCLSVFALIGLQLFMGNLRQKCVLIPPLLPSNNTSDIDLHTSYRGNDTHDNYTGSDFDYYEYINNSENYYFLPGQLDALPL